A single genomic interval of Hyphomicrobium methylovorum harbors:
- a CDS encoding NAD(P)/FAD-dependent oxidoreductase, with protein sequence MSTKASNRYDAIILGAGGAGMMCALTAGQRGRKVLLLDHADEPGKKILISGGGRCNFTNLHTPPERYLSANRHFAKSALRRFRPEDFIALVDRHHISWHEKCLGQLFCDGSARQIVSMLLNECAKGDVELKLGRGIRELEITDGMYHVSYGDEAAAAPSLVIATGGLSIPKMGATGFAYDIARKFGLAVIAPRPALVPLTLGHAENLFQSLSGVSTDVIARCGDVAFREAALFTHKGLSGPAVLQISSYWTPGEEIGINFLTQLGSTWLIDAKRSHPRSGLRSVLGQALPARLAEALAERIGISGELANVPDRVLETTQQQLSNWRFRPSGTEGFAKAEVTAGGISTDELSSQTMQANAVRGLYAIGEAVDVTGWLGGYNFQWAWASGWAAGQNL encoded by the coding sequence GTGAGCACGAAAGCATCTAACCGTTATGACGCGATCATTCTCGGCGCCGGTGGAGCTGGGATGATGTGTGCACTCACAGCGGGCCAGCGTGGACGCAAAGTTCTTCTGCTCGACCATGCCGACGAGCCGGGAAAAAAGATCCTCATCTCAGGTGGCGGGCGCTGCAATTTCACCAATCTCCATACGCCGCCCGAGCGTTATCTGTCGGCCAATCGCCACTTCGCGAAGTCGGCGCTGCGCCGCTTCCGCCCTGAAGACTTCATCGCCCTGGTCGATCGCCATCACATTTCCTGGCACGAGAAATGTCTGGGGCAGCTTTTCTGTGATGGCTCGGCCCGGCAGATCGTCAGCATGCTGCTCAATGAATGCGCAAAAGGAGACGTCGAGCTGAAGCTCGGGCGCGGTATCCGCGAGCTGGAGATCACCGATGGAATGTACCACGTCAGCTACGGTGATGAAGCTGCCGCCGCCCCCTCGCTGGTGATCGCAACTGGCGGGCTCTCGATTCCGAAAATGGGGGCGACCGGCTTTGCCTACGATATTGCTCGGAAGTTCGGCCTGGCGGTCATAGCGCCCAGACCCGCGCTTGTGCCACTGACGCTTGGACATGCCGAAAATCTCTTCCAGTCGCTGTCCGGTGTCTCTACCGATGTCATCGCGCGATGTGGCGACGTCGCGTTTCGCGAAGCTGCGCTGTTCACTCACAAGGGACTATCCGGCCCAGCCGTGCTGCAAATATCGTCGTACTGGACGCCGGGCGAAGAGATCGGGATCAATTTTTTGACGCAACTCGGATCGACTTGGCTCATCGACGCAAAGCGCAGCCATCCCCGTTCCGGGCTTCGATCTGTACTGGGGCAAGCATTGCCTGCTCGTCTTGCCGAGGCTCTGGCTGAGCGCATAGGCATCAGCGGCGAGCTTGCAAATGTTCCAGACCGAGTACTCGAAACGACTCAGCAGCAGCTTTCCAACTGGCGCTTTCGTCCCTCCGGCACAGAAGGATTTGCCAAAGCCGAGGTTACGGCTGGCGGCATTAGCACCGATGAACTCTCCTCGCAGACCATGCAGGCCAACGCAGTGCGGGGACTTTACGCAATCGGTGAAGCGGTGGATGTGACGGGTTGGCTTGGCGGCTACAATTTTCAATGGGCCTGGGCCAGCGGCTGGGCGGCCGGTCAGAACCTCTAA
- a CDS encoding PepSY domain-containing protein: MRSAFVIVHRWAGLFIAVFLFIAGLTGAVISWDHELDEWLNPNLHEATHQGPPLAPLDLLQKVEATDPRGQVTSVPLSFEKGETAAYFVEPRINLETGELYTLDYNQAFVDPATGEIVGKRYWGRIALDKENLLPFLYKLHYSMHIPDFFNFDRWGLWFMGIVGIVWLFDCFVGFYLTLPSFVRGPAKVRALSAMDATAGRGDRGGYWQEWWQRWKPAWQIKRNASTYRLNLDLHRAFGLWLWLMLLILAFTSVSMNLGNEVVRPILNTFSSLTTDAFDDRTPTAMNKPIPAVVPFKDAIEIAQKEATKQNWDEPVGSAFYGRYFGVYAIQFFHPGDDHGSGGMGVKTLMVDAKNGDLLGSRVPWEGTAADVFMQLQFPLHSGRIAGIPGRILLSVMGVVVALLSFTGIVIWFKKRQSRLRVKWRSNSADTASDV, translated from the coding sequence GTGCGGAGTGCTTTTGTTATCGTCCATCGATGGGCAGGACTGTTCATTGCAGTCTTTCTATTCATCGCGGGCCTGACCGGCGCCGTTATTTCCTGGGACCACGAGCTCGACGAGTGGCTCAATCCGAATTTGCATGAGGCCACGCACCAAGGTCCGCCGCTGGCGCCGCTCGATCTTCTGCAGAAGGTTGAGGCCACCGATCCCCGCGGACAGGTGACAAGCGTACCGTTGAGCTTCGAGAAGGGCGAAACCGCAGCGTACTTCGTCGAGCCGCGGATCAATCTGGAAACGGGCGAGCTTTATACGCTCGATTACAATCAGGCGTTCGTCGATCCCGCGACGGGGGAGATTGTCGGCAAGCGCTATTGGGGACGCATCGCGCTCGACAAAGAAAACCTGCTGCCGTTTCTCTACAAGCTGCATTATTCGATGCACATCCCGGACTTTTTCAATTTCGATCGCTGGGGCCTTTGGTTCATGGGCATCGTCGGGATCGTGTGGCTGTTCGATTGCTTTGTCGGGTTCTATCTGACGCTGCCGTCGTTCGTGCGTGGTCCGGCAAAAGTACGCGCACTCAGCGCGATGGATGCTACAGCAGGGCGCGGTGACAGAGGCGGCTATTGGCAAGAGTGGTGGCAGCGCTGGAAGCCTGCTTGGCAGATCAAGCGCAACGCAAGCACCTATCGTCTCAATCTCGACCTGCACCGGGCTTTCGGGCTGTGGCTCTGGCTTATGTTGCTTATCCTCGCATTCACATCGGTGTCGATGAACCTCGGTAACGAGGTGGTGCGTCCGATCCTCAACACCTTCTCCTCACTGACCACGGATGCGTTCGACGACCGGACGCCGACCGCTATGAACAAGCCGATCCCGGCTGTGGTGCCGTTCAAGGACGCCATCGAAATCGCGCAGAAGGAAGCGACGAAGCAGAATTGGGACGAGCCAGTGGGCAGTGCCTTCTATGGCCGCTACTTCGGAGTCTACGCGATCCAATTCTTTCATCCGGGCGACGATCACGGCAGCGGCGGAATGGGCGTGAAAACGCTGATGGTTGACGCGAAGAACGGGGACCTGCTCGGCAGTCGCGTACCTTGGGAAGGCACAGCGGCCGACGTGTTCATGCAGCTTCAATTCCCGCTCCATTCGGGAAGAATTGCGGGAATTCCGGGACGCATTCTCCTGTCTGTCATGGGAGTCGTCGTGGCGTTGCTTTCGTTCACCGGCATCGTCATCTGGTTCAAGAAGCGGCAATCGCGGCTGCGCGTGAAGTGGCGCTCGAACTCAGCAGATACGGCCTCGGACGTATAA
- a CDS encoding DoxX family protein — translation MNTSTLELWAPRVLSILRIVAAVLFFEHGSQKLFDLPPKAGGATGAPELFSLIWFAAFLEVVGGFLLLIGLFTRPVAFILSGQMAFAYWMAHAPKSEFPVLNGGDAAILFCFIFLYLVFAGGGAWSVDAKRGRA, via the coding sequence ATGAATACCAGCACGTTGGAACTCTGGGCGCCGCGCGTGCTCAGCATCCTCCGCATCGTCGCCGCCGTACTCTTCTTCGAGCACGGGTCGCAGAAGCTGTTCGATCTTCCACCGAAGGCCGGAGGCGCAACCGGAGCGCCAGAGCTTTTCTCGCTCATCTGGTTTGCGGCGTTTCTGGAAGTGGTTGGCGGGTTCCTATTGCTGATCGGGCTCTTTACGCGTCCGGTGGCTTTCATTCTCTCCGGCCAGATGGCGTTTGCTTATTGGATGGCACACGCACCCAAGAGCGAGTTCCCAGTCCTCAATGGCGGTGACGCAGCAATCCTGTTTTGCTTCATCTTCCTCTATCTGGTGTTTGCGGGCGGTGGCGCCTGGAGCGTGGATGCGAAACGCGGACGCGCCTAA
- a CDS encoding OmpA family protein: MTSLRWAAVSAASLLSAVALTLPASEAQAQAPRGNAAGDADQDQDKKPRRGGGGEQRGGGEQRGGGEQRGGGERHGGGGGEGRPEGRPAMKPQGGRSPFQRSPDRSAEPREPRNAPQQEKRFGGPGPGNNPGNPGGQDNAPPRRTFEKRPAGNAPSMQPKPTQVPPTQTQQQPTPRPPMPPPVNAQGNPPAGNQPGRPERNAQPPRDFNRPAANAPARGDTPASRFNRSIDNRAIDNRPGGGYARPGPGGQPTLWQRPGAKPLNADQSRQRFDDLRRARKEKVENGRTIIQEPDKRVIVRQNNRMVIQHDETERLRRVAPNARFQRGKNGGTVSMIDRPGNVRIYSETDERGQLIRRYRRGPDGRDVIIIDNRPRKRDKFGRNLAIGAGIGLGVVAGAAILNSMVDVPEPRVRIPRDRYIVDYESASEEDVYDALSAPPVEDFRDRYTLNEIRATSALRDRMRRVDLDDITFEFGSWEVDPSQYRKLDRVARAMKRVIDRNPNEVFLIEGYTDAVGSEEDNLSLSDRRAESVAEVLTEEYRIPFENLTTQGYGEQYLKVPTQSAERLNRRVAVRRITPLMSSVDVPPRRRAEAVQPPPPPPPGDDERYEHYESGPDVGGPDDQDGPAQYGDGRYDRGRRY; the protein is encoded by the coding sequence ATGACTTCACTCCGATGGGCAGCAGTTTCCGCTGCCTCGCTCTTGTCGGCGGTCGCATTGACGTTGCCGGCCTCGGAGGCACAAGCGCAAGCGCCCAGAGGCAACGCAGCTGGCGACGCCGATCAGGATCAGGACAAAAAGCCTCGCCGTGGCGGCGGTGGTGAACAACGCGGTGGCGGCGAGCAGCGCGGAGGCGGAGAGCAGCGCGGCGGTGGCGAACGTCACGGTGGTGGCGGTGGTGAAGGCCGGCCAGAAGGCAGACCCGCAATGAAACCGCAGGGCGGCCGATCGCCATTCCAAAGGTCTCCCGATCGTTCGGCTGAACCTCGTGAACCTCGCAACGCTCCGCAGCAGGAAAAGAGATTCGGCGGCCCCGGACCGGGTAACAATCCTGGCAATCCGGGCGGCCAAGATAACGCACCTCCGCGAAGGACGTTCGAGAAGCGCCCGGCTGGTAATGCACCTTCGATGCAGCCCAAGCCCACGCAAGTTCCTCCGACGCAGACTCAACAGCAGCCGACGCCGCGTCCTCCAATGCCGCCGCCGGTCAATGCTCAGGGAAATCCGCCCGCAGGTAATCAGCCCGGCAGGCCGGAGCGCAACGCTCAGCCACCACGGGACTTCAACCGTCCGGCTGCAAACGCACCTGCGCGTGGCGACACGCCAGCGTCACGTTTCAACAGGTCGATCGACAATCGTGCGATCGATAATCGTCCGGGTGGCGGATACGCTCGACCGGGTCCCGGCGGCCAGCCCACACTTTGGCAGCGTCCTGGCGCGAAGCCTCTTAACGCAGACCAATCACGCCAGCGCTTTGACGATCTACGCAGGGCGCGCAAGGAGAAGGTCGAAAACGGACGGACCATCATCCAGGAACCGGATAAGCGCGTTATCGTTCGGCAGAACAACCGCATGGTCATCCAGCATGACGAGACGGAACGTCTGCGTCGCGTCGCCCCCAATGCCCGCTTCCAACGCGGCAAGAACGGCGGCACGGTGTCTATGATCGATCGTCCCGGCAATGTAAGAATCTATTCGGAAACCGACGAGCGCGGCCAGCTTATCCGCCGTTATCGCCGTGGACCGGATGGGCGCGATGTCATCATCATCGACAATCGTCCTCGCAAGCGCGACAAATTTGGCCGGAATCTCGCCATCGGCGCAGGTATCGGGCTTGGCGTTGTTGCCGGTGCTGCAATTCTGAACTCAATGGTTGATGTGCCGGAACCGCGCGTCAGAATTCCTCGCGATCGCTACATCGTCGACTATGAAAGCGCGAGCGAAGAAGACGTCTACGACGCACTGAGTGCACCGCCGGTCGAGGACTTCAGAGACCGGTACACACTGAACGAGATCCGCGCTACGTCCGCGCTTCGCGACCGTATGCGCCGCGTCGACCTCGACGACATCACGTTCGAGTTCGGTTCATGGGAAGTCGATCCGAGCCAGTATCGTAAGCTGGATCGTGTCGCCAGAGCCATGAAGCGCGTCATCGATCGCAATCCGAACGAGGTGTTCCTCATCGAGGGCTACACGGATGCTGTCGGTTCGGAAGAGGACAACCTCTCGCTTTCGGATCGGCGCGCTGAATCCGTCGCTGAAGTTCTGACGGAAGAATATCGCATTCCGTTCGAGAATCTGACGACGCAAGGATATGGCGAGCAGTATCTCAAGGTACCAACGCAGAGTGCGGAACGACTCAACCGTCGCGTCGCCGTGCGCCGTATCACACCGCTGATGTCGAGCGTTGATGTTCCTCCGCGTCGGCGTGCCGAAGCGGTGCAACCGCCGCCACCACCGCCGCCGGGTGATGACGAGCGTTATGAACATTACGAGTCAGGCCCCGATGTCGGTGGGCCGGATGATCAGGACGGTCCGGCTCAATACGGCGACGGTCGTTACGATCGCGGCCGCCGGTACTGA
- a CDS encoding thermonuclease family protein produces MRFAAIVPAVRLGRIGPTAGAILLAFLGRSAVSSPLPAENPTLMIAGQARAIDGDTIEIGQERIRLEGIDAPETSQTCHTSTGNEWACGEHATAYLRELIDEQDVVCDKTGVDKYRRVLATCYVAGVNINEAMVRAGFAWAFVKYSAEYVAVEAEARVMKVGVWEGTAIAPWDFRHGTWSIAGNAAERDCTIKGNISSHGHIYHMPWSPWYDRVNINSARGERWFCSESEALAAGWRRVSSN; encoded by the coding sequence ATGCGTTTTGCCGCAATCGTCCCGGCCGTTCGCCTTGGTCGCATTGGTCCAACAGCCGGTGCGATCCTTCTTGCGTTTTTAGGCCGCTCGGCCGTTTCATCGCCGCTGCCCGCAGAAAACCCGACACTTATGATCGCCGGGCAGGCGCGCGCGATCGACGGCGACACAATCGAAATCGGGCAGGAGCGCATTCGTCTCGAAGGGATCGATGCTCCCGAAACGTCCCAGACGTGTCACACATCGACAGGCAACGAGTGGGCGTGTGGAGAGCACGCGACCGCGTACCTGCGCGAGCTGATCGATGAGCAAGACGTCGTTTGCGATAAAACCGGAGTCGACAAATACCGGCGCGTCCTGGCGACATGCTACGTCGCGGGCGTCAATATCAATGAAGCGATGGTGCGTGCCGGATTCGCGTGGGCGTTCGTCAAGTATTCTGCGGAATACGTGGCAGTCGAAGCCGAAGCCCGCGTCATGAAGGTTGGCGTTTGGGAAGGCACGGCGATTGCGCCCTGGGATTTTCGCCATGGCACGTGGAGCATCGCCGGCAACGCGGCCGAGCGAGACTGCACGATCAAAGGCAACATCTCTTCACACGGGCACATCTATCATATGCCGTGGAGCCCTTGGTACGATCGCGTGAACATCAATAGCGCGCGCGGCGAACGCTGGTTCTGTAGCGAGTCTGAAGCGTTGGCGGCCGGCTGGCGACGCGTATCGTCGAACTGA
- a CDS encoding pentapeptide repeat-containing protein, which produces MLAIAMGCLAAANVSAAEMTARDVTRLLFAATSDKQPDLTNRNLAGLDLAGLDFKRAKLDGANLYGADLSGSNLSGASLRSARLDRATLIGTDFSAADLSGASLLRPNVFESMDGPAGHRTLTFAGARLVGANLNGRFDGVNFSGADLTSAVFGPRDPREEVLISPMMSLAAANFSGAVLADANLSGNSLENAKFNGANLTHADLTRTRLGGADFTGANIDDADLTGAEIHPRTLHGAHGVASAKGISAAR; this is translated from the coding sequence ATGCTGGCCATAGCTATGGGCTGCTTAGCGGCCGCCAATGTCTCGGCCGCCGAAATGACGGCGCGAGACGTAACACGCCTCCTGTTCGCAGCGACGAGCGACAAGCAGCCGGATCTGACGAATCGCAATCTTGCCGGTCTCGATCTCGCAGGCCTCGATTTCAAACGCGCGAAGCTCGACGGGGCAAACCTGTATGGCGCCGATCTATCGGGATCGAATTTGTCCGGCGCCAGCCTGCGCTCGGCGCGGCTTGATCGCGCGACGCTGATCGGCACGGACTTCTCAGCGGCTGATCTTTCTGGCGCCAGTTTGCTCCGTCCCAACGTATTCGAAAGCATGGACGGTCCTGCAGGACATCGAACCCTCACGTTTGCAGGAGCCCGGTTGGTTGGCGCTAATCTCAATGGCCGGTTCGACGGCGTGAATTTCAGCGGCGCGGATCTGACGTCAGCGGTCTTTGGTCCGCGTGATCCGCGCGAAGAAGTTTTGATCTCGCCAATGATGAGTCTCGCTGCCGCGAATTTCAGTGGCGCAGTTTTGGCCGACGCGAACTTGAGCGGAAACAGCCTGGAAAACGCGAAGTTCAACGGCGCCAACCTGACTCACGCGGACTTGACGCGCACCCGCTTGGGCGGAGCCGATTTCACAGGCGCCAATATTGACGACGCAGATTTGACGGGTGCTGAAATCCACCCGCGCACGCTCCACGGCGCACACGGCGTTGCCTCAGCAAAGGGCATCTCAGCCGCTCGATAG
- a CDS encoding AsmA family protein has product MNPNTPPPPPLPPLPGYRPSFERAPLGSGPRRDPSNNGGNNGGRRRGPAPKRGGGLLLGVTYFFLAVLLIGGLGVGYLFLNPPSDLIRQKIADQVRAKTGRELVIAGPAGFTIYPLLGVSLKDVSLSAPAGMDGGLVKMQSLDVSVDALSLLKQNINVQSVVLRKPVFDLRIDKDGRKNWTFAAAGAPIRLAEATTPGVQWDAGAIVLAAAEQLPRAASGPLGFNDFQLNDVRLEGATFRFTDERKGRIEQFNEVNARLAMPSMDSPLSARGNLAWHGKRVDFDGNVRDVGSIAATKKVRLQFNARNDVISAAYDGGVQLDDGIVLNGRVTARTDSARSLAAWFGTPLPPVSGFGPLSLEGTLTTGGNVTDFQDAIFSLDGTAAKGTVKVTTGGARPVVDANLSVTELDLNKYLTSAVSGEIATERGGSAVPPRPAPAAQPQPRGDAEKPDAIENLLKQPGTKVYGAAQRAGWSSEKLNLTLLGVADGTAQLNIGKLYFKKVSVGQSLVNVAVRDHAMRATFEDVQLYQGRGKGVVTVDGSSGTANIGANLSLAKVSALPFLRDAASFEWVAGNANVGLQLAANGQSQLQLIESLNGKAQFKFADGAIVGFNLPGALRGVSRGDFSGLRRTPSEKTDFSALSASFAITNGVTHNEDLQLVSPLLRVTGSGVANMPARTLDYTVRPKLVASLEGQESGDQGSGIEIPVRITGSWDRPSYQPDLKGVLSDPGKTVDTIKQIGKSLKGKNSDEIVDKIFGKKNGSPEAEQNKKSAKQLLNKFLGKGDE; this is encoded by the coding sequence ATGAACCCGAACACACCACCGCCGCCGCCATTGCCTCCACTGCCGGGCTACCGCCCGAGTTTCGAACGTGCTCCGCTGGGTTCAGGCCCACGTCGCGACCCCTCCAACAATGGCGGGAACAATGGCGGGCGCCGCCGAGGGCCAGCACCGAAGCGCGGTGGCGGGCTTTTGCTCGGCGTTACTTATTTCTTTCTCGCGGTGCTGCTGATCGGCGGCCTTGGCGTCGGCTACCTGTTCCTCAATCCTCCGAGCGATCTCATTCGGCAGAAGATTGCCGATCAAGTTCGCGCGAAAACGGGGCGCGAACTCGTTATTGCGGGACCGGCTGGATTCACGATCTATCCGCTGCTCGGCGTTTCCCTGAAGGACGTTTCGCTGTCGGCGCCTGCTGGAATGGATGGCGGCCTTGTTAAGATGCAGTCGCTCGACGTCAGCGTCGATGCGCTCAGCCTTCTGAAACAAAACATCAACGTTCAATCCGTCGTTCTGCGCAAACCTGTATTCGATCTGCGTATCGACAAAGACGGACGCAAGAATTGGACGTTCGCTGCGGCGGGCGCGCCCATACGGCTGGCCGAAGCCACGACACCTGGTGTGCAGTGGGACGCTGGCGCGATTGTGTTGGCCGCAGCAGAGCAATTGCCGCGCGCCGCTTCTGGGCCGCTCGGCTTCAACGATTTCCAGCTCAATGACGTTCGGCTCGAGGGCGCAACTTTCCGGTTCACCGACGAACGCAAGGGCCGCATCGAGCAATTCAACGAAGTCAATGCGCGCCTCGCCATGCCGTCGATGGACAGTCCGCTGTCAGCGCGCGGTAATCTTGCGTGGCACGGCAAGCGCGTCGACTTTGACGGGAATGTTCGTGACGTCGGTAGCATCGCGGCGACCAAGAAGGTGCGTCTGCAGTTCAACGCGCGCAATGACGTGATTTCGGCGGCCTACGACGGCGGCGTTCAGCTCGACGACGGAATCGTGCTCAACGGCCGCGTGACGGCGCGCACGGACTCGGCACGGTCACTCGCGGCGTGGTTCGGAACGCCGCTGCCTCCCGTGAGCGGCTTTGGCCCGCTTTCGCTGGAAGGTACGCTTACGACCGGCGGCAATGTCACCGACTTTCAAGATGCGATTTTCAGCCTGGACGGCACCGCCGCGAAGGGCACCGTGAAGGTGACGACGGGTGGAGCGCGGCCGGTGGTCGACGCCAATCTCTCGGTCACGGAACTCGATCTCAACAAATACCTGACGAGTGCTGTTTCGGGCGAGATTGCCACGGAGCGTGGTGGAAGCGCGGTTCCACCTCGGCCCGCACCTGCCGCTCAGCCGCAGCCGCGTGGTGACGCCGAGAAGCCGGACGCGATTGAGAACTTGCTGAAGCAGCCCGGCACCAAGGTCTACGGAGCCGCTCAGCGCGCGGGCTGGTCGAGCGAAAAACTCAACCTGACGCTGCTCGGAGTTGCTGATGGAACGGCACAACTGAATATCGGCAAGCTCTATTTCAAAAAAGTGTCGGTCGGGCAGTCGCTCGTGAATGTGGCTGTGAGAGACCACGCGATGCGCGCGACATTTGAAGACGTTCAGCTCTATCAGGGGCGCGGCAAAGGCGTCGTCACCGTCGACGGCTCGAGCGGCACCGCAAATATCGGCGCAAATCTTAGCCTCGCGAAAGTCTCGGCGTTGCCGTTTCTGAGAGATGCCGCGAGCTTTGAATGGGTTGCAGGGAACGCAAATGTCGGCCTGCAACTCGCGGCCAATGGGCAAAGTCAGCTTCAGCTTATCGAAAGCCTTAACGGCAAGGCGCAGTTCAAATTCGCGGACGGCGCAATTGTCGGTTTCAATTTACCCGGCGCGCTCCGCGGGGTTTCCAGAGGCGACTTCTCAGGACTGCGGCGCACGCCGTCCGAGAAGACGGACTTCAGCGCTCTCAGCGCCTCGTTCGCGATCACCAACGGGGTTACCCACAACGAAGACTTACAGCTCGTGAGCCCCCTGCTGCGTGTGACGGGCTCTGGCGTCGCCAATATGCCAGCGCGCACTCTCGACTACACGGTCAGGCCGAAGCTCGTTGCCTCGCTCGAGGGGCAGGAAAGCGGAGACCAGGGTTCGGGAATTGAAATTCCGGTCCGGATTACCGGCTCTTGGGATCGACCCAGCTATCAGCCCGATCTCAAAGGCGTGCTTTCCGACCCCGGAAAAACGGTCGACACCATTAAGCAGATCGGCAAGTCGCTCAAAGGCAAGAACAGCGACGAGATCGTAGACAAGATCTTCGGGAAAAAGAACGGCTCGCCGGAAGCGGAGCAGAACAAGAAGAGCGCCAAGCAGCTGCTCAACAAGTTCCTCGGCAAGGGCGACGAATAA
- a CDS encoding S-adenosylmethionine decarboxylase family protein, which translates to MAFNDTLFQLGMDLTRSSTAQKEDYSRAAFNVEVQDRNPSPSTERSICTAGTTIYIDLHGAKRLDDVKSAERATKRAVESLGRKLKSLHLDRVAGGGVSGVAVLDSGQISLQACSRSGFAAVDARGCSGLKPEVALLVLADAFGAREAVIQRKRALSDVELPALRVVPKAPRRAQRQKAQAKAA; encoded by the coding sequence ATGGCCTTTAATGACACCCTCTTCCAATTGGGGATGGACTTGACTCGTTCAAGCACCGCCCAAAAGGAAGATTATTCGCGCGCTGCGTTCAACGTAGAAGTTCAGGACCGGAATCCGAGTCCGAGCACCGAGCGAAGTATTTGTACTGCAGGGACTACGATTTATATCGACCTTCACGGCGCAAAGCGCCTCGACGACGTTAAGTCGGCCGAGCGTGCGACAAAGCGTGCTGTCGAAAGCCTGGGCAGGAAACTTAAGAGCCTTCATCTCGATCGCGTCGCCGGTGGCGGCGTTTCGGGCGTGGCTGTTCTGGATTCGGGTCAGATTTCGCTTCAGGCATGCTCGCGATCTGGATTCGCCGCGGTGGACGCGCGTGGTTGCTCCGGGCTGAAGCCCGAAGTGGCGCTGCTCGTTCTTGCGGATGCGTTCGGAGCACGTGAAGCGGTCATTCAGCGTAAACGGGCACTGTCCGACGTTGAATTGCCTGCACTGCGCGTTGTGCCGAAAGCACCGCGCCGCGCACAGCGCCAGAAGGCACAGGCGAAGGCGGCCTAA
- a CDS encoding DHA2 family efflux MFS transporter permease subunit has product MNELFRRNLIPLIVATALFMENLDATVLSTSLPAIATDLGVNPINLKLALTTYLLALAVFIPASGWMADRYGAKNVFRAAMVVFALGSIACALSTGLASLVAARILQGIGGAMMTPVGRLIVLRTVPRMEIIGAMAWLSIPALVGPVLGPPLGGFITTYFNWRWIFWINIPVAVAGLILITRYIPDVREDAPSSFDLTGFLLVGPGLSLFLTGVTLMGVELVSAETSFAVTIAGAALLVAYVWYALRTPNPLLDLRLLTIPTFRAGVVGGFLFRTGLGASPFLLPLLFQAGFGLTAFQSGMLTFTTGLGSLVMKTQVAKILRQFGFRRVLLLNGAVATLFVAVPSLFTVETSVFVIIALFAAGGLSRSLQFTSLNTLAYADVPPENLSRATSFAAVGQNLAGSVGVTIAALGLEFAQLTLGGGPLALAHFPPVFVLMAVVSSLSLLLFMRLPSSAGASLLPTDALKAAEPAKGVARLTEGPLP; this is encoded by the coding sequence ATGAACGAACTATTTCGCCGCAATCTCATCCCGCTGATCGTCGCGACGGCCCTGTTCATGGAGAACCTCGACGCGACGGTTCTATCCACGTCGCTTCCCGCGATCGCCACGGACCTCGGCGTCAATCCCATTAACCTGAAACTTGCGCTAACCACGTACCTGCTGGCGCTGGCCGTGTTCATTCCGGCCTCCGGCTGGATGGCGGACCGCTACGGCGCCAAGAATGTATTTCGAGCGGCCATGGTCGTATTTGCGCTCGGCTCGATTGCCTGCGCTCTCTCGACCGGTCTGGCCTCGCTCGTGGCGGCGCGCATCCTTCAGGGAATCGGCGGGGCGATGATGACGCCGGTCGGCCGCCTGATCGTTCTCCGAACCGTGCCGCGGATGGAGATTATCGGCGCCATGGCGTGGCTCTCTATCCCGGCTTTGGTCGGCCCGGTGCTCGGGCCCCCGCTCGGTGGTTTCATCACCACGTATTTCAACTGGCGCTGGATCTTCTGGATCAACATTCCAGTCGCGGTCGCGGGGCTCATTCTCATCACGCGCTACATTCCGGATGTGCGGGAGGATGCGCCGTCGAGTTTCGATTTGACCGGCTTTCTTCTCGTTGGTCCCGGCCTGTCGCTATTCCTGACCGGCGTCACGCTAATGGGCGTGGAACTCGTTTCGGCCGAGACGAGCTTCGCTGTCACGATAGCTGGAGCCGCGCTCCTCGTAGCATACGTCTGGTACGCGCTCCGCACGCCAAATCCGTTGCTCGATCTGCGGCTCCTCACAATCCCGACGTTCCGGGCCGGTGTCGTTGGCGGCTTCCTGTTCCGCACAGGGCTTGGTGCAAGTCCGTTTCTTCTGCCGCTGCTGTTCCAGGCGGGATTCGGCCTCACCGCGTTTCAAAGTGGTATGTTGACGTTCACGACGGGCCTCGGCTCGCTGGTCATGAAAACGCAGGTCGCGAAAATTCTGCGGCAGTTCGGGTTCCGCCGCGTTCTGCTGTTGAACGGCGCGGTTGCCACGCTGTTCGTCGCGGTGCCGTCGCTCTTTACCGTCGAGACATCCGTGTTCGTAATCATCGCGCTGTTCGCCGCCGGAGGGCTGTCGCGTTCGCTGCAATTCACGAGCCTCAATACGTTGGCTTATGCAGACGTCCCGCCCGAAAATCTCAGCCGCGCGACGAGCTTCGCAGCGGTTGGTCAAAACCTGGCAGGTTCGGTCGGCGTGACGATCGCGGCGTTGGGATTGGAATTCGCCCAGCTCACACTTGGTGGCGGCCCGTTGGCATTGGCGCATTTCCCGCCGGTATTCGTCTTGATGGCGGTGGTCTCGTCGCTGTCGCTCTTGCTGTTCATGCGGTTGCCGAGTTCAGCAGGCGCATCGCTTTTGCCGACCGACGCGCTGAAAGCCGCCGAGCCCGCGAAGGGCGTCGCGCGCCTCACCGAAGGCCCGCTTCCCTAG